One window from the genome of Lachancea thermotolerans CBS 6340 chromosome B complete sequence encodes:
- the DHR2 gene encoding RNA helicase (similar to uniprot|P36009 Saccharomyces cerevisiae YKL078W DHR2 Predominantly nucleolar DEAH-box RNA helicase required for 18S rRNA synthesis) produces the protein MSKGKKFRKIGKTSFQPPKNVVFSDKRSSADGSSDHEDGLTKSASKHDLAREAASLLKVRATLPVYKHKDSIMSHINKNQVTILIGETGSGKSTQIPQFLMENFPEKTDKRIAVTQPRRVAAINLASRVAQEYGCRLGERVGYSVRFDNKSNARTKLKYLTDGMLLREIMLDKNLSDYSCVIIDEAHERTILTDLILGFLKELINSSRQDLKVVVMSATLQAEKFSEFFGRAPILFVEGRKFPVQRSYLKAQCDDVVDAIIRCCVQLNQSEQMGDILCFMPGQEEIDKAVAILSKVGEHLGASVPRLVALPLYAALPPAEQAKVFAPVKGFKRKVVFSTNLAETSVTISGVKFVVDSGLRKVKVWRHQLGLATLLTVPISKASASQRTGRAGRESAGKCFRLYREQDYQKLPNQTEPEIARSEVTSPILMLKKVGVKDIVNWSWLENPGKQAILMALQELFQLGALDDSGKITNKGQKMALLPLAPHLSSVLLKAHEDGCLLPVIDIVSCLSVENLLINPSPEQRDEVNEKRFSIATRGSKYGDLVMLKEFYDAYMSLKSAAEKDDWCKELCVSKRGFKNVVKIRAQLLSYMERLFKEKLSDNEDESDSFDIKAIVKCFLAGFAKNTAIGMPDRSFRTSTTGETISVHPSSMLFMDRSCPAILYTEYVFTTKGYARNVSRLELSWLQEVAGISTVKVSAR, from the coding sequence ATGTCGAAAGGAAAAAAGTTTAGAAAGATCGGAAAGACAAGCTTTCAGCCCCCAAAGAATGTTGTTTTCTCGGACAAAAGATCCTCTGCGGATGGTAGCAGCGACCATGAAGATGGTTTGACAAAAAGCGCGTCCAAACATGATTTGGCGCGGGAGGCTGCATCGCTCTTGAAAGTACGAGCCACTTTACCAGTGTACAAGCACAAAGATTCTATTATGTCACAtatcaacaaaaaccaGGTCACTATTCTCATTGGTGAAACAGGTTCCGGTAAGTCCACGCAAATTCCCCAATTTCTAATGGAGAACTTCCCAGAAAAGACAGACAAGCGAATCGCAGTAACCCAGCCTCGAAGGGTTGCTGCGATAAATTTAGCTTCTCGTGTTGCCCAGGAATACGGGTGCCGTCTTGGAGAACGAGTGGGCTATTCCGTTAGATTCGATAACAAGAGCAACGCTCGAACAAAGCTTAAGTACCTGACAGATGGTATGCTTCTGCGTGAAATCATGCTCGACAAGAATTTATCTGATTATTCGTGTGTTATAATTGACGAGGCTCACGAGCGTACCATTTTGACCGATCTAATCCTaggttttttgaaagagctgaTAAACAGTTCTCGCCAGGACTTGAAAGTTGTGGTGATGTCAGCAACGCTTCAAGCAGAAAAATTTAGTGAGTTCTTTGGAAGAGCGCCTATTCTGTTTGTAGAAGGGCGCAAATTTCCAGTACAAAGAAGTTATCTGAAGGCCCAATGCGATGATGTCGTGGACGCAATAATTAGGTGCTGCGTGCAATTAAATCAGAGTGAACAAATGGGCGATATATTGTGCTTCATGCCAGGCCAGGAGGAGATTGACAAAGCCGTGGCTATTCTAAGCAAAGTTGGTGAACACTTAGGGGCATCCGTGCCACGTCTTGTGGCTTTACCACTGTACGCAGCACTACCACCAGCCGAGCAGGCAAAAGTTTTTGCTCCCGTAAAAGGGTTCAAGCGAAAAGTTGTATTCTCAACAAACTTGGCGGAGACCTCTGTAACGATTTCGGGCGTGAAGTTCGTTGTAGATTCCGGCCTCCGCAAAGTTAAAGTGTGGAGGCACCAACTGGGGCTTGCCACATTATTGACTGTACCGATATCGAAAGCAAGCGCCTCGCAGAGAACAGGACGTGCTGGTAGAGAAAGTGCAGGAAAATGCTTCAGACTTTACAGGGAACAAGACTACCAAAAATTACCAAACCAGACAGAACCCGAAATCGCTCGGAGTGAAGTGACCTCGCCAATTCTCatgctcaaaaaggttgGCGTGAAAGATATTGTGAACTGGTCCTGGTTAGAGAATCCAGGCAAGCAAGCTATTCTTATGGCGCTTCAAGAGCTGTTCCAACTAGGTGCCCTTGATGACTCTGGCAAAATAACAAACAAAGGTCAAAAAATGGCTTTGTTGCCTTTAGCGCCGCATTTAAGTTCcgttttgttgaaggctCACGAAGACGGTTGTCTTCTGCCTGTCATCGACATAGTGTCCTGCTTAAGCGTTGAAAATCTGCTGATAAATCCTTCCCCAGAACAACGTGACGAAGTTAACGAGAAGCGCTTTTCCATAGCGACAAGAGGTTCAAAATATGGAGACCTTGTTATGCTGAAAGAGTTTTATGACGCATACATGTCTCTGAAGAGTGCTGCGGAAAAGGATGACTGGTGCAAAGAGCTGTGCGTTTCTAAAAGAGGTTTCAAGAATGTCGTCAAAATTCGAGCACAACTTTTGTCCTATATGGAGCgtctcttcaaagagaaattGAGCGATAATGAAGATGAATCTGATAGCTTCGACATAAAGGCTATTGTCaagtgcttcttggctggATTCGCAAAGAACACGGCAATAGGCATGCCTGATAGGTCTTTCAGGACTTCAACCACGGGGGAGACCATATCGGTACATCCTTCTTCGATGTTGTTCATGGACAGGTCTTGCCCTGCTATTCTTTACACTGAATATGTGTTTACCACGAAGGGGTACGCTAGGAACGTTAGTCGGCTAGAATTATCCTGGTTACAGGAGGTCGCTGGTATTTCTACAGTCAAGGTTAGTGCTAGGTGA